The genome window CAAAATCTTCACTGGAAGTAGTAACACAAAAATCTAGTAAGTTTTAGCCATGAgtactaactaactaaaaccTGCATGCATATCAGAAAATCTGTATAGCCTCTGCAAGACTGATCTATCTTACAGGAGGAATGACATGGGCAAATATGTGCTGCTGATTAAAAATAAACCTGGACATTTACTCAGCTTTGTGTGTATAACAATGTGTTAAGAGAGAGAGCAAATTATATCAAGTGTGCTGAGAGTGTAAATCCCTACTGTCTCTGTAAATACATGTATTTGCTGATTTCATGTATGACTGGTTTAGTAAAAAGGATATTGTGGCCAAGTGACTAGAGTTGAGGATACATATATTCCCGGAATGGGAATTGATTATGAAACAGTCATCCAGTTGTTGTCAcccaaaacagaaagaaaatagaaaGTTAGCCTGTGTATTGTCTTTCTTGAAGGGGTGTAGCAGGAGCAGCTAAACAAATACACACCTCTACTGCCACAAGTCTTTCACCTCAAGTCAAGTCAGTTTCACCCAACAAAAAATCTTTACAGTCCCCTCTATTTTACCCACATGAAGTATCATTTGGCTCCCACATTACAAAGAAGGAAACTCAATGTGAGATGATAATAATTGAATGTGTGGAACTGGTTTGTGGTTTTGTAGCTTATCTGAAGGCAGGCATGCGTTGTATTGCCTCTTAACAATCCAAGTCATGATTTGTAAATCATATTACCTCATGTGGGAATCCCCTGACCAATAAAGCCTCACTGTGCAAGCGTCTGACTATAACTGTTGGTGATAGTAGAAAGAAGTGATAGAAGAGCGCAAACGCACATAACACACAGTCAATCATAATGCTAAATCAATGCTCTCTGTTTTACCATTGCTCTCTTAAGTTTACTAACTTGTATACATTGTATTGTGCAATACATTAAAACCACAAAGTATAGCCTCAGAATTGCCATAGAGTTCCATCAACACCTCTCTGTGGTTGTCGAAGAAATTCTACATAAGCTCTCACAAAGGCAGTACTTAATGCATAGAGTAGTTATATTAGATCGGAAAATTACTATAGAATTGGTGCTGGTgtaacaaacagacacagagtcACAGAAATGAGGGTAAAACGAACCCTCTATCAAAATGTCCATATCCCGCTCAATTAACACTGAAGAAGACATGGTGCCTGTTGTTTATTTTAGCCTCCCAGTAAATCAAGGATTCCATGGTTATTCATATGACTTTTATGATCCATCTGGTATCACTTTTCCTGTAACTAAACCCCATGTACAATACAGTACTTTAGATAATGATAAGGCCCTTGGGAATTCCCTTACATGTGGTTTCTGTTGACACTACTGATCATTACAAAGCATGGCAGTGGTGTTTTCCCTGTATGGAAGgttatttttttgttgcaaaGCACTTGATATTCTGTGAATTTGTGTTTTAAGAGCAGAGTTTAAGTACAAGGAGCTTTTCTCAAGAGTGAAAATAGCCTGTGtcataaatactgtaaatgtactTTCCTTATCCTGTTACACTACAGCCTCCAACGATACTAATTCAGTTATTGTTTTCTGTCTGGGAATTTCCTGAGTCTAGGTCTACCTAACTGCTAGCTTTAACTGATACTTTCAGCACTTGGTTTCTATAATATCACAAACAATATAGTAGAAAACTAGAAGGCACTGTCTGAAGTGGAAAGGCAGATTTCTGGAGCAGGTAGAGGAAGACTTTGATAATGATCACAGTGACTTTCCTTTAGCTTGGTGTCTGTTGAAAACACTGTTTGGATGTTTCCTTTCAGGATGACTGAAACCATTTTCCTACGCAAGACTGACTGTGAAGGGCCAGTCATAAATTTCAGATAAGATGGGATTTTGTTTGTGTATAGATTGACTGTATGAACCCAGATTCCACAAACAAGACAATTTTCAAAGTATGTCAATTTTAAACAAATCAGGAGTGGTTTGAAAAGGAACTGGTAGGGCGTGTTTTCTATTGCAGCCACCCACATGGCAACTACAACTACAACTAACTTTAACAGTCAAAAACAAATTTAGATTTATGAAAAATTTAGAGAAAATGCCCCAATGACCTAATAGGATTCTGGATTCTATCCTATCACAGTGAATAACTTGTTTGTCTTTTCAACAGGCATCACATTGCAACCCCCGATATTTTCTGTAAGTACTCCTGCCATTTTCTATTACCTGATCATAATTTTGAAATGTCAGCAGTAGACATTGCAATGCTGTGACTCATTTGGAGTCTATTTTAAGATTGTTTGCATACTAGTGTTAATGTGGTCCAAGACAAGTCACTGAACACTTTCTCATTTAAACGTCCTCTTCATTCAAGTCTGACTGTAAGTCAGCCACAAAGGATTGTCAGGAAACAACCAAAAATATCCATTCAACAGGGTTTGTGACCCTGCATCACTCAGTGGAGCTATTGCTGCCTGTGTCAAGGGTCATCAACTGAAGCTCCAGAAATCATGACAGCAACATGGAACCAAAGTATATAAAGGAGCAAGGATACTGATAACTGAGAGTTACATTTATTTCctgtaataaatattttttatctgTAATCTTATGACTTCACACTGCTGAATTCTATGGGCGCAGGGCCAGGGGAATTTAAGTATGACGTATTGCTATCTATCAAATTGTATGTATGCATCTTTGTGTCACTGTAATGCGTTACCTGGGTAACCATGTAAAAAATGAATATGTTTCCTCATGTCTTTCAAGAAACCCAAGGCTTTCCTTTCAGCTGCTGGCTCTGGTTGGGACTTTGACGTGGCACATTCTTGTCACAGGTAAGCATATCAGTGCATCAACAACACACCCTCATCTCGGTTTTACAGTGAAATCAATTATTTATCTAAGGAATAAGTACTAGTGATATCACaacatttaaagctatagtgcgtagtttctgtcacccccatgagcaattctaagtaatgacaacaacactgtcggcgcatccacatgacgcaagGCGCAtgacagaggattaaaaaaacatgatgcacTCTTCAttagaggtaattatcttgtaatttTTATGTCCAGCTTcatctccaaagctgaacgttgctgttgtcctttctcagcggtgacgtaaaacgcatcactcgagCTGCTGCGCTCGAATGATGccggactacaccattttgtaaacatagccatactgagagttttgtggagttgatagtcttaattagctttgtatgaactcatttggcaatggcttgaatgtaaaatAGTTgctcactatagctttaaacactGAAACATTAATGGGGTGGCCAAAGACACACAAGGTGACAATGAAAAGTAAAATCTTTAGCTCACTGTAACGTCACTTTCGATAAAGTGACCTTTAGATTATGTAAAACATGAAAAGGACACTACTAGTTGTGTATTTTACACAAAGGGCAAAAGAGTCTAAAGAGGAACTGAGATTTGTCTACTACGTCATAAGAGAGGAGCTTTCAAAAAGCTTAAACAAAAATCCCTGACCTTCACACCCACCCACAGCCTAAACTAAGAACTGTTTACGCAACGTATATTGCTTAGGTTTAAGTATATAAGGGCTATTTGACCACTTAATGTACATGTCCTGTTACTGAACACTGCTAATaagtgtgactgtgtatgtaaggatgtatgtatgtatgtatgtatgcctgCTCATGctgctgtgtatgtatgtaggtatgAATGCCTGTTCATGCTGCTTTTAGATACTATGTatcattttattctttttttactaCTTTTGGTTATATCTTAAGAATGACGCCCTGCCGGGTCAATActtctattctgttctattctaATCCACTGTTTGATGCaatttgctgtcttgttttaagtctgttgtttgttctttaatgtgaaacttTTTATGCTGCTGTCTTGGCCAGAACtcccttgtaaaagagattctaAATCTCAATAGGAGTATTCCTgataaaataaaggttaaatagataaaataaatttcAAGTCAAATCATAAAGATGTCAAACCATATTGTTAATGGTTTTACTGAATTACATAAAGCATAACAAAGCAATGGTTTGACTCACCTAAGTAATACTGCAAACAACTTTTGTCCcctacttattttatttttgtttcttatATTACACTTCATTCACATACCTTTAGATTTTAAATCCACAGTTAGGAAACTAAACATTCATGGTGTATTATTTATATAGTGTACATTACAAAAATACTACCTAGACGTTTTGTGAAACACAATTTGCCTATAATTTAAGATAATATTCCTGAAGACAATTTCATTTCCCAGCATGCTCTAACCCGTTACTCTTACTTTTTTCCGCAGAATGTGCTGCTCTGAATCAGCTCAGAGGGGAGGTTGGTGGAAATGTGACCTTTCACTGCTCCGTTGCCAACCAAGAATTAAAATTTTTGTACCTTCAGAAGGGCGAGATATTTGTGAATGGCTACTATGAATCAAAAGATACATCACAGCTGGCATGGAAGAACACCATAATGGATCACGACAAGACAACTATGCACATGTACAATTTGAACGTCTCACATCGTGGTGAATACCAGTGCCTTTTCCAGTACAGTGGCAGTAGTGCAACTCAAAAACAAGTCATACATCTCAGTGTCACAGGTATGTACGTATGAGTGTgttgacatttaaaaatgtatttgattgtTTGAGTTTAAAGTTGTTCAGAGTTTTTGTTTCTAACCagaaaaatactgtatgtgcggCTGTGGCTCATGTGGTAGCAGTCTAtgtgtcaaagtgtccttggaaCACCCCGAaatcggtgtgtgaatgtgggtgaatgtttatctgatgagcaggtggcggcagcctcggccaccagtgtatgaatgtttCTGTGATTTGGGTGAATGGTGCCTGTAGTGTGTAAaacgctttgagtagtcgttaagactagaaaagtgcaatttaaatgcagtccatttaccataTACAGACAGTATTCTGAATTAGGCAGTCAGATTATTTCTAACATCATAGGTGAAGAATAGTTTTTCCTCCTGATAGTAGTGCAAGTAGTGCCAAATTAATTAATGCGACAAAATCTTTATCTGAGTTACCACTTATCAAATACCTGCACAATCTCAGATGTTTGAGCTATTCGACCATAGACATTTTAACGTTTGCAATGACAATTCCAATTGACAAAGTCAATGCCATGGAGCCCTAGAGCCAGATTTGAACACAGGAGTAGGCTGTGCATATGACCTTGGCAGCTAGGTCTACAGGAAACCCTTTGCCATGCAGGTATTAAACCTTGATTTTACTGTCAGATATACTTGTTGAAGTGGGATGTGCTGTTTGAGGTAAAGGAGATCTCATTCACAGACCAATTTGTAACGTGTATTCCCAAGCCTATTTATTCAGGGTCGGAGCAGTCTGGAGTCCATCCCAACATGTCCTTTAACAGAAATGACTTAACTAAACTCTCAATAGGGTATCTATTACATGGCCACCCTATGAATAGACTTAAAATCCCTTCAGTATAATTctcaaaaaaatatttgctaATCCATCACTCTCTCAGTAAAGGTGATTTGTCTGTGATCTTGGACTTAGGGAGGCTCTATGAAAACCTCTTCTATCATTAAAAAGATGAATGGTCTGTTTAACTAAACATGGCTATTTTTAGAACCCTTGACATGCTGGAAATGCAACCTACTGCTTCCTGACAGTGCtgttttttctctgtgtgtctctcctaGCCAACTACAGTAAACCTGCTCTCACAGTGCGCTACAGTGATGAAAACCATCACAGTTGCCTAGTGACATGTGCTTCACATTGTGGGTACCCAGGCAACAAGGTGACTTGGAACGTACCAGAGAGTCAGATGTGGAACGTTTTGAACAGCAGTGAAATGAGCGATCCAAAAACCATGATGGTCAACAGCTCAAGCACTGCATACTTCAACTGCTCCAATGGAGCGACATCAATCAGCTGCTCTGTGGGCAACGTCAGCTCAGACAAGTTCTCAGTCTGTGAGTAATAAAACTCAAAAAAGACCAGTCCCAATGGTTTCTCCaccaaaatatgttttatgCTTTAAACCCAATGGGCAAGTTTTGGGAAGTGTGAAAGGCAACGGAAACCCCTTGGCATAGATCCCCTTAGATGGCTACTGTTTAAGGAATATGTGAGGGAattttttgcatctcttttaCATCCTGTAAGTATCTGAGTTTCACGGAAGAGTTCAAAGTTTCTGTGAAGAGATTTTAAAGCTTAAAAACAAGACAAGCCAACAGGTCTGTGAGAATGTAAATAGGCACAGCTGTGCTTTGAGCACATGATGATGTTTAGCACGTATAGTGTTTACTATGTTCACCATCTCAGTTTAGCAtggtagcatgctaacatttactAACTGTcaataaacacaaagtactgctgaggctgatgggaatagCCTATAATTAGTTTTGTAGGTATTTGACAAATAGCTACTATTGGACCAACTCAGATTTTACCTTATGATGAAAAATCActaacatttttaaagtttatcCTCTgagaaccatgaatgtctgtacaagtTACTGTCGATCTGTCTAGTTGACGTTGAGATTTTCCCATCTTGGCCAAAGTAATGGACCAACCAACCGACATTCCTATCCCTAGAGCCAAAATGTTGCTAGCAAAATGCTAAAGTGGTTTAGCTTGTTCACACTTTAGCCCACATGCTGCTGGATCACACATATTTGGCTTTCTCATTTCTCATAATTGTTGTGCTTTAGACTAATCAAATACAAACATTCTCTTTATTCTGTACAACATAtaactactgtatatactacATATAAAGATTGTTTCACGGCGGTTAAGTtcaaaagcacaaataaacacacctCCGACCCAGCAGTAAGGTGCCATATTGACAAATTATGTGAATGCAGAGCTTGTGCGTCGTTAAAAGACGCTgggcaaagtggcagttgggaATGTGAGGAATGTGGCAATTCTTCTGCACCATAGAGCTCCATTACGGTTCAGAAACTACTCagtggggcgcctgggtagctcacctggtagagcatgcacccatatacagaggctcagtccttgacgcTGCGGCCCcaggttcaactctgacctgtggccttttgctgcatgtcattcccttctctctcccctttcatgtctaagctgtcctgtcataataaaggcctaaagaaatgccacaaaaaaaaaaaaactgctgcaaCCATGGACATAGGCAATGTCTTTTATATTGAGTCAATCACACATACTCATCCTGCTGCCCTAAATACTTACTAGCGcatcaaatgtgtattaatccgcgcctaaaatagtccccaacaaatgcacaatTTACTCTTGtttgaatatatttgaatatatccCTTAAAAATGAAACTATACATTTGTGATTTGTCTATAAAGATTTATATCTTCAGTAGCAGCAAATGTGTTTGAAGCTAAGAGCCACAGGCAAGGTAGTGAAAATGTGGAGAAGACTCACATACTCAGTTTTGGTCTTTTAATGGGATtttttgacaataagaaaaaatacACCATGTTGGTTATGTTATAAACTCAACTGTTCCAGTTCATATGCTTTTGAGACTGATAAACATTGTTCTCATCTGAAGGTGCATCCATTGAGCCCCCACCTGTTCCTCCCAGTCCTGTGATTGAAGCCATCTGTGCAGTGGTGGGTATCACTATTATCAGTATTGTGTCGGTATTGCTGCTGTGGTGGAGATGCAAGAAGGGACAGAGAGGTAAGGACAGATATTAGGTTTGTCACAATGTAGCAGTTTTACACACATTTGCATATCTGTTTGTAAAAATAGAAAGAAGTATGAATGACCCAGTATTGGGCATAACTCACAGCAGTTTCTATGTTGGTTTCCAGGAGCGGCAGCAGTACATTTTAGGCGAGTAAATGGATGTGAGGAGTAAGTGGATATTTACAattaccatatatatatatatatatatatatatatatacatatatatatatatatatatatatatatatatatatatatatatatatatatatacatatatacatatattccaTGAGGCACAACTGCAATAAAGAATTGCTGTAGTTCATGAATTCCCAGTTCCCAGTTGCCTAAAATGTTCTTTGTAACATCGGtaaattataatttaatttaattatatttaattGAAATATTGTATAACTGACCTTATCCATCCCgatattttctatttttcaaTTTCCCCAGGGAGGCAACAGTCCACAATGAAAGCAATGAAGGGAAAGAGGCCTCTTGAGTTCCGAATTGGTGAAGATGACTGAACGACTTCTTCTTCTTGGTTCTAGAATCTAGAACTAAAACTATATGTCATTCAAGTGTACGTTACATTTGTGACTGACTAGCTGTATACAAGCCAGGAACCGCCAGAGTGGTCAGTGACTCATTGACACTAGTCTGTGAATCAGAATCACTGGGGAATGCTGTCGACATTTCACTGACAATGACTTTTAAGTGTTTGAGGAAGTATTCCTTATGAGTATCACTTTACGGGTGATATGCAGTGCGACATTCAACTGAGAGTAGCTTActtctaaaaaaacaataataataaaatagatAAAGACTTTTCCAATGGTTGTGGTGAGATTGTTATTGTATACTGGAAAACAGTTTCTGTGTGGAGAAAAACTTCCCAGCACTATgagcagtaaaaacaaaaactgtgtttaaagtttggaaaaatatatattttgttgttacACTGACCTCTACGGGCAGAAGTGGGATCTGTTAAACATGCTGTAAGTTTCACTTTTGGACTGTTCCATCTTTAAATACAGTATGatagtgttgttgttgttgttgttgttgttgttgttgcacttTAAAATTCCCCTTGTGCCTTTTCTTAAGTATAGCACAGTCTACAACATTATCTTGTGTTAGTGTTTAGCTTTGtggaattgttttatttttttatttaatgcacATAATAGAACAGTCAATGTTAGTCATGTCATGGCAGTATCCAattaattttgttttgaaagtgtTTGAAATGTACTGTGGTTCCCTAATTTTGTCTAGGGTTTTATTCTCCAATTAGTTTTGTCTATCAGAAATGATCATTGGCAAGGAAAATATGTGTGAATGCAGAAGAGCTGTTTTTCTGCAATAGATTCCAGTATTTTAGGAGGTGAGGTGCAATATTAAATACAAAGggaaaggtttttttttctttgttaattAAATTACCGTTCCCCTTAAAACTAATATTTTGGTCTTCTTAGCAATTCTGACATTTTTTCTCAGGTGACTATTCTCATGTAAAATATTGTTATTTtgctatttatttaattttatgtttttctttcttaataTAAAATTGTGTGTTGTTTACCCTGTTTACACTTGTTGGGTAATTTAGGCTGTTATTCTTCCTtcctatgaatgaatgaattaccaAACATTTCAAAGGGCTGCTTCCGTTTCCTACATCTGTAAGAAACACTCTTGTCAGACGGCTGTTTGCTTACTTTTTCATGTTTATGTGGCATTTTACATAACTTCACAATCCTGTCCTATATCTTATTTTCATTCTTTGGTACTAAAATGTACGATAGATTAAACTTGTAATTATACTTGTATTGTGTTGTAAGAAGAATTACTCAAATTGTTCACTTACTTCACTATATGGTCAGAATATGGTGTTTAAACTGCTGCAGTGGATTGGCTATATAGTATTTACACAATTTACACAGTTTTACGACTTGACTTGGGCTTTTAGTCACACAAACGGGTAGAAATAGAGCTTTACCACAACtcggttttttttgttgcaatgcaGTTTTATTGCCACTAGATGTCGTACTAGCACCAGAGTCAAGAAAAATCTGCTATCATGGCTGATTGGTACTGTGTATTACAACATCTAAATATTAGTACCACATCCCTGAGACTGATCACATTTGTGAGCCAGCCTGCAAAAGTGATTTCTCTTCCGCTGGCTTTGGGAATGAAACCATGTTTATGCATTCAGCATATGATGTATATTCAGAGCATTGCGAGCACAATCCTTTTTAACAGGGATACATGGTGTCTCTTTGACCTCAATATGTGGTCACCTGCCAGGGGAAGGGTGAGTTACTCTGCTTTACTGAAGGAGAAGATAATAAGTGCAGGAAAATTAGATGATTGTAGACTAGATGTGAGATGACATCAAAGGATATGCTCATATGATAGTAATGAGTCTATGAAAGAGGACACAAGAGGATTACCTGCTTAACATTGGATATTGTTAACATTATAGatatacacatactgtaatcTGTCTTTCTGTATA of Sander lucioperca isolate FBNREF2018 chromosome 5, SLUC_FBN_1.2, whole genome shotgun sequence contains these proteins:
- the LOC116048248 gene encoding uncharacterized protein LOC116048248 isoform X2, which codes for MASHCNPRYFLNPRLSFQLLALVGTLTWHILVTECAALNQLRGEVGGNVTFHCSVANQELKFLYLQKGEIFVNGYYESKDTSQLAWKNTIMDHDKTTMHMYNLNVSHRGEYQCLFQYSGSSATQKQVIHLSVTANYSKPALTVRYSDENHHSCLVTCASHCGYPGNKVTWNVPESQMWNVLNSSEMSDPKTMMVNSSSTAYFNCSNGATSISCSVGNVSSDKFSVCASIEPPPVPPSPVIEAICAVVGITIISIVSVLLLWWRCKKGQRGAAAVHFRRVNGCEEEATVHNESNEGKEAS
- the LOC116048248 gene encoding uncharacterized protein LOC116048248 isoform X1 encodes the protein MASHCNPRYFLNPRLSFQLLALVGTLTWHILVTAECAALNQLRGEVGGNVTFHCSVANQELKFLYLQKGEIFVNGYYESKDTSQLAWKNTIMDHDKTTMHMYNLNVSHRGEYQCLFQYSGSSATQKQVIHLSVTANYSKPALTVRYSDENHHSCLVTCASHCGYPGNKVTWNVPESQMWNVLNSSEMSDPKTMMVNSSSTAYFNCSNGATSISCSVGNVSSDKFSVCASIEPPPVPPSPVIEAICAVVGITIISIVSVLLLWWRCKKGQRGAAAVHFRRVNGCEEEATVHNESNEGKEAS